Below is a genomic region from uncultured Erythrobacter sp..
GACCTGCTGCACGACATATTTGTAGACCTGCACCTGGTCAGCCGTCTTGGTCAGCGTGCTGAAGGTGATGCCGAGCTCGTGCTGCGCAGCGGCCACTTCGTGGTGGTGCTTGTCCATGTTGAGGCCCATTTCGAGCATGGTGGAGACCATCTCGCCGCGAATATCGACAGCGCTATCGACCGGCGCGACGGGGAAGTATCCACCCTTTGCGCGCGGGCGGTGGCCCATATTGCCGCCCATGTCGCTGTAATCGGTGCCGGTGTTGGTCGGCAGTTCGATATCGTCGATGGCAAAGCCGCTGCCGGCATAGCCATCTTCGAAACGGACGTCGTCGAACATGAAAAATTCAGGCTCCGGCCCGACATAGATCGTGTCGCCGATACCGGTTGAAGCGAGGAACGCTTCGGCGCGTTTGGCGGTTGAGCGCGGATCGCGCGAATAGAGCTGGCCGTCCGACGGCTCGACAATGTCGCAGCAGATCGAGAGCATCGGGGTGCTGCTGAACGGATCGATATAGGTCGCGTCCATATCAGGCTTGAGGATCATGTCGCTTTCGTTGATCGCTTTCCAACCCTCGATCGAGGAGCCGTCAAACATTAACCCATCTTCAAGCGCATCTTCGTCCATGGCGACCGCCGCCATAGTCAGGTGCTGCCACTTGCCCTTGGGATCGGTGAAGCGCAGGTCGACCCACTCGATTTCCTCGTCCTTGATCCGTTTTGCGATGTCACTCACGGTAGCCATGATGTCTTACTCCAGCTTTGGTTTTGGTTGCGGCCACGCCTGAACCGGCGCGCCGTTATTCGAATTGAGGGTGTTTGGTCGGGCTAGATCGCGTCGTCGTCGGTTTCGCCGGTGCGGATGCGCAAGGCGCTTTCGATCGGCGAAACGAAGATCTTGCCATCACCGATCCGGCCGGTTTGCGCAGCGGCGGCTACCGCTTCAACAACGCGCTCTGCCTGATCGTCGGAGACGACTACTTCCAGCTTCACCTTGGGCAGGAAATCGACGACATATTCAGCGCCGCGATAAAGCTCGGTGTGGCCCTTTTGCCGGCCAAAGCCGCGCGCCTCGGTCACGGTGATGCCGGACACGCCGATTTCGTGCAGCGCCTCCTTCACCTCGTCGAGTTTGAAGGGTTTGATGATCGCTTCGATCTTTTTCAATTTGCTGCTTCCCTGATGAGCAATGCTTTGTGGCATTTATGAATCAAGAAACGTGCCAATCAGCGCGCGTGCGGAGGGGGCATTGAAAGTGCTTGGATTCCCGCGCCTTGCCGGTTTTAAGCGGCGCGAGGTGGCGCCAAAAACCCTCGTGGCTGCTCATACAAGAGGCTGGATGTGCTTAAAAAATAGGCAGCCTCATGCTGCCAGCATTCAGAGCCGCAAACCGGTGGTTTCGGGCAGGCCGCACATAATGTTCAAATTCTGGATCGCAGCGCCGCTCGCACCTTTGCCGAGATTGTCGAGCCGGGCGATCAGACGGGCTTGGTAGTCGCCTTCAAAAACGAACAATTCCATACCGTCCCAAGGCTCTGCGCTGCGCTTAAGGAGAAGCTCTGGCACGGCCTCGGTTCCGGGATTGACGGTTACGATCTTGCTGTCCGAAAAGGTATCCTGGAGCTTGGCCAGCAAGATTGGCTTCACCGGTTCCACAAAATGCTCATCCGAAATTGCATCAAGTGGAATGGGAACATCGACAATCATTCCGCGATGCGCGGGTATCACTGCCGGCGAAAAGACGGGAGGCAGACCTAACATTGCATGAGCCTGCATCTCGGCAAGGTGCTTATGATTGAGGCCAAGCCCATATGCCCTGAAGGCAATATCCGGTTCATTTTCGAATCGCTCAATAAGCGCATTTCCTCCGCCGGAATACCCGCTCACAGCATTGACGGTATAGGGCCAGTCCGGCTCTAAAATTTCGGCGCGCACCAACGGCGCGACTAGCGCGAGGAAGCCGGTCGGATAACAGCCCGGGTTGCTCACATACTGGGCATTGGCGACCTTTTCTTGCCCGATCAGCTCGGGAAATCCATAGGTCCAGCCATCGGCCACGCGGTGCGCGCTGGAGGCGTCGATGATGCGCGTGTCCGATCCTTCGGCCAGCTCCACCGCATCGCGCGCGGCGTCATCGGGCAGGCACAGGATCGCCACATCCGCAGCATGCAGGGCATCCTTGCGCGCGGCCTCGTCCTTGCGCTGCGCGTCGTCGAGCACGATCAGCTCGAACTCCTCACGGCCATCCAGCCGGTCGCGAATTTCAAGGCCGGTTGTACCGGCAGCTCCATCGATGAAAATGCTTGTCGCCATGGCGCGCAGCCATAGCCGGATCAGTCAGCCAGACAATGGGCTTTCATATAACCGCTCGGGCCATCGGGGCCGAGACAACCCCAGATCCACTCGCCAGCCACGTCGAGAACTTCGACCCGTGTGCCCGCTTTGAAGTGTGTCACAACCGGCGAATCGTCGCGGGTGTTCAGCATGACATCGGCGCCGTCAGACCCGATCACACGCTCATGCGGGATCACGTAATGCGCCGCGAGATGCTTTCCGGCGAGCGCGATATGGGCGAGGTCGCCGCGCAGAGCCAGCGTGCCAGGCGCAGGCCTTTCGACGGGGCCTTTAAGGCCCAGCCCGCCTGTCGGCACCGCATACTTCCCGTTCTGGCTTTCGCCCGCGCTCATCGTTCGTGTTGTCTCCAGCCCCACTCCCCAAGCGGGCTTTTGCCGCGCTTAGACGAGGCGCTTGGCTCGGGCAAGATGACGGCGCGAGTTGCAGACAGCTTAGCTGCTGAACTAGTCGGCAAAGCGGGCCTGCAACATGTGCCATGCAGCGCGCAGGCCATAGGCCGCGCCGCCCTTTGACCGGCCCGGCTTGGGGTAGGGACGCCAAGCGAATGTGTCGAAATGCACCCAGTCGATCCCTTCGCCAACGAAGCGGTCGAGGAACAGACCAGCGACGCTCGCGCCGGCATAGGGGTTGGACTGGGCGTTGACGATGTCGGCGATGTCGGACTTGAGGTAATCGCGATAGGCCTCTGGCAGAGGCAGTCGCCACGGCTCGTCATCATGCGCCTTGCCCGCTGCGATCAGAGCGTCAGCGGTTGCATCCTCGCGCGCCATCATCGCCGCGTAATCGGGGCCAAGCGCGATCCGCGCTGCGCCGGTCAGCGTGGCGAAGTCCATCACCAGATCGGGCTCCTCTTCGCTCGCACGGGTGAGCGCATCGCCGAGGATCAGACGTCCTTCGGCATCGGTGTTGTGGATTTCGACCGAAAGCCCTTTGCGGCTGGAAAGCACATCGCCGGGCCGGAAGGCCGGGCCGGAAATCGCATTCTCGACTGCGGGCACGATCAGGTGGAGCTGCACTTTCAGGCCTGCTCCCATGACGAGGCCTGCAAGCGCCAGAGCATGCGCAGCGCCGCCCATATCCTTCTTCATCAGCCGCATTCCGGCAGCCGATTTGATATCCAGCCCGCCTGAATCGAAGCACACGCCCTTGCCGACAATCGCCAGCACCGGCGCGCCTTTCTTGCCCCATTTGAGGTGGAGCAGGCGCGGCGCGTGTTTGCGATCCGCAGCGCGGCCAACCGCATGGACCATCGGGTATCCCTGTTCGAGCGCATCCCCCTTGGTCACGTCGAGCTTTGCACCATGCGCCTCTGCAAGGCGCTCGAACTCGGCCTCGATCGCTGCTGGCCCCATATCTTCTGCTGGCGTGTTGACGAGATCACGCACCCACATCTCTGCCTGAGCTTCGGCCATAAAAGCGGGCAGGCGGCCAACTTGCGAAGTCAGCAATGTGCGCGGGCCGCTGGCGCTCTCGTCATCCTTGTAGCGGGTGAAGCGGTAATGCGCGGTCAGCCAGCCAAAGGCGGCGGCACCCGGTTCGTGATCGACAAGGCGGTACGTGCCTTCGGGTAGGCGCTCCGCCAGTGCGGACAGGCAATAGCTTGATAGGTTTTCCGGGTCCGCTACCCCGCCGACTGCGACAAAGCCGTCTCCGTCTGGCGCGATCCCGACCGCACCCGGCGATCCGTCAAATTTCTGCGCGGATAGGCTTGCACGCTGGCCTGACGAGAGGCTCTTGGTGAAACTGTCGAAATCCGCCTTGGTGGTGAGGTGGATCGCGATGGCGTCCTGCCCGCGATCGGGCTGGATGAGGTCTTGGATGTCGGTCATTTGGCTGTCCATAATCGCGTGCTTGAGCTTGTCACGCATCAATTGCGGTGAACCGGCACTCGCAAATTCGCAAGTGGGCCGCTATATCGCTGGCTATGACTGAATACCAACTCGTTGAAAGCGACCAGACCGTCTATCGCGACGGCACGATCAAGCTCCACACCGAAGAAGGCTTCGAAGGGATGCGCAGGGCCGGGCAATTGTCCGCGCGCATTCTCGATGAAGTGGCTGACTGGGTGCAGCCCGGTGTTACGACCGAGAGCATCGATACGCGCGTGCGCGAAATGATGATGGATGCGGGCGCGGTTCCGGCGACGCTCGGCTATCGCGGCTATACGCATTCGAGCTGTATCTCGATCAACCATGTGATTTGCCACGGTATTCCGGGACCGAAAGTGCTGAAAGATGGCGACATACTCAATGTCGACGTGACCTCGCTGCTTGACGGCTGGCACGGTGATACGAGCCGGATGTATTATGCAGGCGAGCCGAGCCTAAAGGCCAAGCGGCTGGTCGATGTCACCTATGACTGCCTAATGCTGGGGATCGAGGCGGCGGGCAAACCGGGCGCGCGGCTGGGCGATATTGGCGCTGCGATCGAGGCGCACGCCAAGCAGTTCCGCTACGGAGTGGTGCGCGAGTTTTGCGGGCATGGCCTAGGCCGACTGTTCCACGACGCTCCCGAAGTGGTCCATGCAGCTAAGGCGGGCACGGGGCCTGAACTGAAACCCGGCATGTTCTTCACCATCGAACCGATGATCAATCTCGGCAAACCATGGGCGAAGGTTCTCGGCGACGGCTGGACTGCGGTAACGCGTGACAAGTCGCTGAGTGCGCAGTTCGAACACAGCCTTGCGATCACCGAGGACGGGGTGGAGATTTTCACCAAGAGCCCGACTGGTCGGGACAAGCCACCTTATTAAGGCTTTGGCGCGCAGGTGTTAATCACCGCATAGTCACGCGGGTATGGGCCTTCGCGGCATGCTGCCAAGGCCTGCGCCGCACTCAAAATTAACCGCGAGAGATAACTCTCGCGTCATTGCTGCATGCGAAAAGACGCCCCTCATACATCTGCTGAGGGTCTGAAGATGTCGAAGGTCACGCTTGCAATTCTGTTTGCGGCAATAGTCTTGATCATTGTCGCCACTTATTTCGACATCGCCTACCTTGGCGGCGGTCCGGGCGTGCTTCTGGTCGCCGGGTTGGCCTATTCCTATGTCGTTGCGAAACGCCAGGCGGCGCTTATGACCTATGTGCTGGGCGAAAATCAGATTGTGCCGAAGCAGGAGGTTCGCAAACCCGCGCAGGTGCCCAAAGGGCTTGGAAGCCAGCCGAAGGCGCGCTCTATCTAAACCTCCCGCGCGGCCCTGATCGCCGCCCCTGCTGCAAACGGCGCGAGCGCCACCAGCAGCAGGCTGATCGCTGCCACAAATCCCAAGCTCGCCGCATCCTGCCTCGCCAGCGCGCCTGCGCCGAAAATCAGGATCGGAAGAGCGAGCGGGATTAAGAGGAGGCCCGACAAAGCGGCTCCGGCACGCAGGCTTGCGGTTAGGGCTGCGATCATCAGGCCGATAGCGGCGAGGCCCGGCGTGCCTGCCAGCAGGCCAAGCAGCAGCAGGTGCAATGTCGGCATATCGAGCGCCAGCAGCGCGGCGGCGGGAAATGCGGCTAGCACCAGAGGCGGGCCGAAGCTCAGCCAATGGGCGGCAAGCCGCACCGCCATCATCATCTCTTCGCTCGCGCCGCGCAGCTTGAGCTGATCGAACACTCCCAGCTCGATGTCCTGCGCCACTAGCTTTTCCAGCGGCAGGATCGCTGCGAGCAAGGCGGCGATCCACACGACCCCTCCGCCGGTGCGCGAGAGGAGATCAGCGTCCGGCCCGACTGCGAAGGGATAGAGCATCGCCACCGCGACAAAGAACACCACGGGCAGCGCCGCGCCTCCTCCTGCAAAGGGGAAGAATTTCGCCAGATCGCGCCGGAACATCGCGCCGATCATGACGGTTCCTCGCGCGCGGCGAAATCTTCGATGGAGAGGGTCTTGAGGCCGGAAATCGCGAGCGGCTGGTGCGAGGCGATCAGGGCAATTCCGCCGCCCCCAATATGCAGCTGGATCAGCGAGGTAACCTGCTCGATTGCGCTCGCATCAAGGCCAGATAGCGGTTCGTCGAGCAGCCATACAGGCACACCGCGATTGAGCAGCGCAGCCATGCCCGCGCGCTTGCGCTGGCCGGTCGAAAGGTAGCGCACCGGCACTTCGAGCAGGGGTTCCAAACCGAGCACTTTGAGTGCGCCCGCAGGATCGTTACAGCCATCCACAAGCTGCCAAAATGCCAGCGCTTTGCCCAGCGGTTGGTCGGGATCGAGGGCAGGGCGCTCGTCGAGCAAGCCAAGTTCGCCATGGCTCAAAATCTCGCCTGCAAAAGGCGTCGTCAGCCCTGCCAACGCCCGTATCAGAGTGGTCTTGCCGGTCCCGTTCGCGCCAGTCAGATGCAGCGCCTCGCCCGCGCTCAGATCGAAGGACAGCCCGCGAAACAGCAGCCGGTCGCCGCGGCGGCAGGCGAGGTTCAGCGCGGACAGTTTGGCTTGCATGACCGGCAGCGTTAGGCAAAAGCCTCAAGAGTCTCAACACCCGCTCACAACACGCCGTGCGAAAGGAGCCATTCCAATGGCCACTGTCCCCGAACTCGATGAAGCCGAACGCAGCCGCTTGCTCGCCGATCATCCCGAATGGGAACTTGCGCGCGAGGGCAAGGCGATCATTCGCACCTTTCAATTCGGCAATTTTTCCGAAGCCTGGGGCTTTATGAGCCGCGTGGCGCTGCTCGCCGATGCGCAGGATCACCATCCTGAATGGTTCAACGTCTATGCCAAGGTGGAAATCACCCTGACCACGCATGATGCGGGGACGAGCGGCGGTTTGTCACACCGCGATGTCAAGCTGGCCCGGGCGATTGACGCGCTGGTCTAGGTTAGACCTCGATCCCCATTCCGCTCTTGCGCATTTGCTTGCGAACCATGCCGGGCAGCCAGCGCTTTAGCCGCCGCAGACGGCCCGCTTCGCGGCCGACGGTGTAATGCAGATCGTCGCCATGCACCGCGCGCCACACCACGTCGGGCACGATATCGACTGACGACACTTCGACGCCCTGTTCAATCAGCGCCTCTTTAGCAGTCTGGTTGGTGCCTTCCTGCACTTTGCCGATGATCGGTGTGTCGATGAAGCCGGGGCAGAGTGAGGCCACGGTGATCCCGTCATCGGCCCATTCGGCATCGAGGCTTTCAGTGAGCCCGCGCACCGCCCATTTGGTCGCGCAATAGGCGGCAAGGCCCGGCGCGCCGATGATCCCGGCAAGGCTCGCCGTGTTGAGCAAAACCGATCCCGGAGCGCTCGCGGCGAGATAGGGGTGCGATGCCTGTGCGCCGAAGATCACGCCCTTTAGATTGATGTCGAGCATGGTGGTCAGCTCGCCCTCAGCTTGATCCACCAGCGCTCCGCCTTCACCGATCCCGGCATTGTTGAAGACCACGTCGATCCGTCCACCTGCGGCTTCATTGAAGGCCTTGAGTGCAGCCTCCCATTGCGCTTTGTCGCGCACGTCGAGTGTATGGGTCGATGCGCGGCCCGAGGAGATCATGCCGAGCGTCTCGGCCATTCCGGCCTCGTTGATATCGGCGATCCCGACAAACCAGCCCCTCTCGGCAAAGAACACCGCTACCGCGCGGCCAATGCCCGACGCGCCGCCGGTGATGAAGATCGAACGTGTGGCTTCGCCTGTGGTCATTCTTGTTTCTCTCTCAAACTATTGGCTCGCGCCCAAATCAGCCTCGACCGCCGAGCAGACCGGCGGAATCGCGCTGCTGCTTACGCACACGGCCCGGCATCCAGCGTTTGGCGAAATTGATCCGCTTGGCCGTCTTCCCGACGAGGTAGTGCACATCTTCGCCATGGACGGCCTGCCAGACGGTTTCGGCGACTTCCTCTACCGGAGTGATCTCAAGGCCGGCATCCTGCACGCGGTCGCGGATTTGCTCGTTCGATCCGCGATGGCCGGTGCCGTCGAGCAACGGGGTTTCGATAAAGCTGGGGCAGATCGAGGCGACTTTGATCCCTTCGGGCGCCCATTCTGCGTCCAGGCTTTCGGCGATCCCGCGCACCGCAA
It encodes:
- the glnA gene encoding type I glutamate--ammonia ligase, with protein sequence MATVSDIAKRIKDEEIEWVDLRFTDPKGKWQHLTMAAVAMDEDALEDGLMFDGSSIEGWKAINESDMILKPDMDATYIDPFSSTPMLSICCDIVEPSDGQLYSRDPRSTAKRAEAFLASTGIGDTIYVGPEPEFFMFDDVRFEDGYAGSGFAIDDIELPTNTGTDYSDMGGNMGHRPRAKGGYFPVAPVDSAVDIRGEMVSTMLEMGLNMDKHHHEVAAAQHELGITFSTLTKTADQVQVYKYVVQQVAHQYGKTATFMPKPIKDDNGSGMHTHMSIWKDGVPTFAGNEYAGLSETCLHYIGGVIKHAKALNAFTNPTTNSYKRLVPGFEAPVLLAYSARNRSASCRIPYGAGEKAKRVEFRFPDALANPYLSFAALLMAGLDGIENKIHPGDAMDKNLYDLPPAELADVPTVCGSLREALEALEEDYEFLLKGDVFSMDQIEAYAELKWEEQLRLETTPSPVEFDMYYSS
- a CDS encoding P-II family nitrogen regulator — its product is MKKIEAIIKPFKLDEVKEALHEIGVSGITVTEARGFGRQKGHTELYRGAEYVVDFLPKVKLEVVVSDDQAERVVEAVAAAAQTGRIGDGKIFVSPIESALRIRTGETDDDAI
- the argC gene encoding N-acetyl-gamma-glutamyl-phosphate reductase, which translates into the protein MATSIFIDGAAGTTGLEIRDRLDGREEFELIVLDDAQRKDEAARKDALHAADVAILCLPDDAARDAVELAEGSDTRIIDASSAHRVADGWTYGFPELIGQEKVANAQYVSNPGCYPTGFLALVAPLVRAEILEPDWPYTVNAVSGYSGGGNALIERFENEPDIAFRAYGLGLNHKHLAEMQAHAMLGLPPVFSPAVIPAHRGMIVDVPIPLDAISDEHFVEPVKPILLAKLQDTFSDSKIVTVNPGTEAVPELLLKRSAEPWDGMELFVFEGDYQARLIARLDNLGKGASGAAIQNLNIMCGLPETTGLRL
- a CDS encoding leucyl aminopeptidase family protein, with the translated sequence MTDIQDLIQPDRGQDAIAIHLTTKADFDSFTKSLSSGQRASLSAQKFDGSPGAVGIAPDGDGFVAVGGVADPENLSSYCLSALAERLPEGTYRLVDHEPGAAAFGWLTAHYRFTRYKDDESASGPRTLLTSQVGRLPAFMAEAQAEMWVRDLVNTPAEDMGPAAIEAEFERLAEAHGAKLDVTKGDALEQGYPMVHAVGRAADRKHAPRLLHLKWGKKGAPVLAIVGKGVCFDSGGLDIKSAAGMRLMKKDMGGAAHALALAGLVMGAGLKVQLHLIVPAVENAISGPAFRPGDVLSSRKGLSVEIHNTDAEGRLILGDALTRASEEEPDLVMDFATLTGAARIALGPDYAAMMAREDATADALIAAGKAHDDEPWRLPLPEAYRDYLKSDIADIVNAQSNPYAGASVAGLFLDRFVGEGIDWVHFDTFAWRPYPKPGRSKGGAAYGLRAAWHMLQARFAD
- the map gene encoding type I methionyl aminopeptidase; its protein translation is MTEYQLVESDQTVYRDGTIKLHTEEGFEGMRRAGQLSARILDEVADWVQPGVTTESIDTRVREMMMDAGAVPATLGYRGYTHSSCISINHVICHGIPGPKVLKDGDILNVDVTSLLDGWHGDTSRMYYAGEPSLKAKRLVDVTYDCLMLGIEAAGKPGARLGDIGAAIEAHAKQFRYGVVREFCGHGLGRLFHDAPEVVHAAKAGTGPELKPGMFFTIEPMINLGKPWAKVLGDGWTAVTRDKSLSAQFEHSLAITEDGVEIFTKSPTGRDKPPY
- a CDS encoding heme exporter protein CcmB, translated to MIGAMFRRDLAKFFPFAGGGAALPVVFFVAVAMLYPFAVGPDADLLSRTGGGVVWIAALLAAILPLEKLVAQDIELGVFDQLKLRGASEEMMMAVRLAAHWLSFGPPLVLAAFPAAALLALDMPTLHLLLLGLLAGTPGLAAIGLMIAALTASLRAGAALSGLLLIPLALPILIFGAGALARQDAASLGFVAAISLLLVALAPFAAGAAIRAAREV
- the ccmA gene encoding heme ABC exporter ATP-binding protein CcmA, producing MQAKLSALNLACRRGDRLLFRGLSFDLSAGEALHLTGANGTGKTTLIRALAGLTTPFAGEILSHGELGLLDERPALDPDQPLGKALAFWQLVDGCNDPAGALKVLGLEPLLEVPVRYLSTGQRKRAGMAALLNRGVPVWLLDEPLSGLDASAIEQVTSLIQLHIGGGGIALIASHQPLAISGLKTLSIEDFAAREEPS
- a CDS encoding 4a-hydroxytetrahydrobiopterin dehydratase is translated as MATVPELDEAERSRLLADHPEWELAREGKAIIRTFQFGNFSEAWGFMSRVALLADAQDHHPEWFNVYAKVEITLTTHDAGTSGGLSHRDVKLARAIDALV
- a CDS encoding SDR family oxidoreductase encodes the protein MTTGEATRSIFITGGASGIGRAVAVFFAERGWFVGIADINEAGMAETLGMISSGRASTHTLDVRDKAQWEAALKAFNEAAGGRIDVVFNNAGIGEGGALVDQAEGELTTMLDINLKGVIFGAQASHPYLAASAPGSVLLNTASLAGIIGAPGLAAYCATKWAVRGLTESLDAEWADDGITVASLCPGFIDTPIIGKVQEGTNQTAKEALIEQGVEVSSVDIVPDVVWRAVHGDDLHYTVGREAGRLRRLKRWLPGMVRKQMRKSGMGIEV